One Nyctibius grandis isolate bNycGra1 chromosome 17, bNycGra1.pri, whole genome shotgun sequence genomic window carries:
- the MTHFR gene encoding methylenetetrahydrofolate reductase (NADPH) isoform X2: MDTRFDRMGAGGPLFIDVTWHPAGDPGSDKETSSMIIANTAVNYCGLETILHMTCCNQTKDDITGHLQKAKRLGLKNIMALRGDPVGEEWEEEVDGFNYAVDLVKHIRNEFDDYFDICVAGYPKGHPEAESYEADLRHLKEKVFAGADFIITQLFFRSETFLKFMKDCQAIGITCPIIPGIFPIQGYHSLRQLVKLSKLEVPQEIKDVIEPIKDNDAAIRNYGVELAVSMCRELLDSGMVHGLHFYTLNREVATTEVLKRLGIWKEDPRRPLPWAVSAHPKRRVEDVRPIFWASRPKSYIYRTQEWDDFPNGRWGNSSSPAFGELKDYYLFYLKSKSPREELLKMWGEELTGEESVFEVFTCYITGEPNKNGHKVTCMPWNDDPLATETNLLKEQLEKVNRRGILTINSQPNINGKPSTDPIVGWGPSAGYVFQKAYLEFFTSSEIVTALLKVLKKYELRVNYHIVNVKGQNITNAPDLQPNAVTWGIFPGREIIQPTVVDPVSFLSWKDEAFALWIEQWAKLYEEESPSRMIIQYIHDNYYLVNLVDNDFPLENCLWQVVDDTFELLNSPTQQ, translated from the exons ATGGACACCAG GTTTGACCGCATGGGAGCAGGTGGCCCACTATTCATTGACGTGACGTGGCACCCTGCAGGGGACCCAGGATCTGACAAGGAAACCTCTTCCATGATCATTGCCAACACTGCGGTCAACTACTGTGGCCTGGAGACCATCCTGCACATGACATGCTGCAATCAGACCAAGGATGACATCACGGGGCATCTGCAGAAGGCCAAGAGGCTTGGGCTGAAGAACATCATGGCGTTGCGTGGAG ATCCTGTCGGTGAGGAATGGGAGGAAGAAGTAGATGGCTTCAACTATGCTGTTGACCTGGTTAAGCACATTCGCAATGAATTTGATGATTACTTTGACATCTGTGTGGCAG GCTACCCCAAGGGTCATCCTGAAGCAGAGAGCTATGAGGCAGACTTGAGGCACCTGAAGGAGAAAGTCTTTGCTGGCGCAGACTTCATCATTACACAGCTTTTCTTCCGATCAGAAACCTTTCTcaagttcatgaaggactgtcaAGCCATTGGCATCACCTGCCCCATTATTCCTGGCATCTTCCCCATACAG GGTTACCACTCCCTGCGCCAGCTGGTGAAGCTCTCCAAGCTGGAAGTGCCTCAAGAAATCAAAGATGTGATTGAACCCATCAAGGACAATGACGCAGCTATCCGGAACTACGGGGTGGAGCTGGCAGTGTCCATGTGCCGGGAGCTGTTGGATAGTGGCATGGTGCACGGGCTCCATTTTTACACCCTCAATCGGGAAGTGGCTACTACTGAAGTCCTTAAGCGGCTGGGCATTTGGAAGGAGGACCCGAG GCGGCCTCTGCCCTGGGCAGTCAGCGCTCACCCCAAGAGAAGAGTTGAAGATGTTCGGCCAATCTTCTGGGCCTCGAGGCCGAAGAGTTACATCTATCGAACTCAAGAATGGGACGATTTCCCCAATGGCCGATG GGGTAactcctcctctccagccttTGGGGAACTGAAGGACTATTATCTCTTCTACCTGAAGAGCAAGTCTCCCCGGGAGGAGCTCCTGAAGATGTGGGGAGAAGAGCTGACTGGTGAGGAAAGTGTCTTTGAGGTGTTCACGTGTTACATCACTGGAGAGCCCAACAAGAACGGGCACAAG GTTACATGTATGCCTTGGAATGACGACCCTCTTGCTACTGAAACCAACCTTCTGaaggagcagctggagaaggtTAACAGACGAGGAATCCTGACTATCAACTCCCAGCCAAACATCAATGGCAAACCATCCACAGACCCCATTGTAGGCTGGGGGCCCAGCGCGGGTTATGTCTTCCAAAAG GCATACCTAGAGTTCTTCACCTCCAGTGAGATCGTCACGGCACTGCTGAAAGTGCTGAAGAAGTATGAGTTGAGAGTGAACTACCACATTGTCAATGTCAAG GGCCAGAATATCACCAATGCTCCAGATCTGCAACCCAATGCTGTCACCTGGGGCATCTTCCCAGGCAGagagatcatccagcccactGTAGTGGATCCTGTAAGCTTCCTCTCCTGGAAG gATGAGGCCTTTGCACTGTGGATCGAGCAATGGGCCAAGCTCTATGAAGAGGAGTCACCCTCTCGCATGATCATCCAGTACATCCATGACAACTACTACTTGGTCAACCTGGTGGACAATGACTTCCCACTTGAAAACTGCCTCTGGCAGGTTGTGGATGATACTTTTGAGCTGTTGAACTCTCCGACTCAGCAGTGA
- the MTHFR gene encoding methylenetetrahydrofolate reductase (NADPH) isoform X1 has protein sequence MVNETQHTCSASSSSKSDGGSSSGSESSKDSSRCSTPVLDADRHERLREKMRRRQDSGDKWFSLEFFPPRTANAAVNLISRFDRMGAGGPLFIDVTWHPAGDPGSDKETSSMIIANTAVNYCGLETILHMTCCNQTKDDITGHLQKAKRLGLKNIMALRGDPVGEEWEEEVDGFNYAVDLVKHIRNEFDDYFDICVAGYPKGHPEAESYEADLRHLKEKVFAGADFIITQLFFRSETFLKFMKDCQAIGITCPIIPGIFPIQGYHSLRQLVKLSKLEVPQEIKDVIEPIKDNDAAIRNYGVELAVSMCRELLDSGMVHGLHFYTLNREVATTEVLKRLGIWKEDPRRPLPWAVSAHPKRRVEDVRPIFWASRPKSYIYRTQEWDDFPNGRWGNSSSPAFGELKDYYLFYLKSKSPREELLKMWGEELTGEESVFEVFTCYITGEPNKNGHKVTCMPWNDDPLATETNLLKEQLEKVNRRGILTINSQPNINGKPSTDPIVGWGPSAGYVFQKAYLEFFTSSEIVTALLKVLKKYELRVNYHIVNVKGQNITNAPDLQPNAVTWGIFPGREIIQPTVVDPVSFLSWKDEAFALWIEQWAKLYEEESPSRMIIQYIHDNYYLVNLVDNDFPLENCLWQVVDDTFELLNSPTQQ, from the exons ATGGTCAATGAGACCCAGCATACCTGCAgtgccagctccagctccaagTCTGATGGTGGTAGCAGCAGCGGGAGCGAGAGCTCCAAGGACAGCTCACGCTGCTCCACCCCTGTCCTCGACGCTGACCGTCATGAGCGACTGCGGGAGAAGATGCGCCGACGGCAGGACTCTGGAGACAAGTGGTTCTCCTTGGAGTTTTTCCCTCCACGCACAGCCAATGCTGCTGTCAATCTCATCTCCAG GTTTGACCGCATGGGAGCAGGTGGCCCACTATTCATTGACGTGACGTGGCACCCTGCAGGGGACCCAGGATCTGACAAGGAAACCTCTTCCATGATCATTGCCAACACTGCGGTCAACTACTGTGGCCTGGAGACCATCCTGCACATGACATGCTGCAATCAGACCAAGGATGACATCACGGGGCATCTGCAGAAGGCCAAGAGGCTTGGGCTGAAGAACATCATGGCGTTGCGTGGAG ATCCTGTCGGTGAGGAATGGGAGGAAGAAGTAGATGGCTTCAACTATGCTGTTGACCTGGTTAAGCACATTCGCAATGAATTTGATGATTACTTTGACATCTGTGTGGCAG GCTACCCCAAGGGTCATCCTGAAGCAGAGAGCTATGAGGCAGACTTGAGGCACCTGAAGGAGAAAGTCTTTGCTGGCGCAGACTTCATCATTACACAGCTTTTCTTCCGATCAGAAACCTTTCTcaagttcatgaaggactgtcaAGCCATTGGCATCACCTGCCCCATTATTCCTGGCATCTTCCCCATACAG GGTTACCACTCCCTGCGCCAGCTGGTGAAGCTCTCCAAGCTGGAAGTGCCTCAAGAAATCAAAGATGTGATTGAACCCATCAAGGACAATGACGCAGCTATCCGGAACTACGGGGTGGAGCTGGCAGTGTCCATGTGCCGGGAGCTGTTGGATAGTGGCATGGTGCACGGGCTCCATTTTTACACCCTCAATCGGGAAGTGGCTACTACTGAAGTCCTTAAGCGGCTGGGCATTTGGAAGGAGGACCCGAG GCGGCCTCTGCCCTGGGCAGTCAGCGCTCACCCCAAGAGAAGAGTTGAAGATGTTCGGCCAATCTTCTGGGCCTCGAGGCCGAAGAGTTACATCTATCGAACTCAAGAATGGGACGATTTCCCCAATGGCCGATG GGGTAactcctcctctccagccttTGGGGAACTGAAGGACTATTATCTCTTCTACCTGAAGAGCAAGTCTCCCCGGGAGGAGCTCCTGAAGATGTGGGGAGAAGAGCTGACTGGTGAGGAAAGTGTCTTTGAGGTGTTCACGTGTTACATCACTGGAGAGCCCAACAAGAACGGGCACAAG GTTACATGTATGCCTTGGAATGACGACCCTCTTGCTACTGAAACCAACCTTCTGaaggagcagctggagaaggtTAACAGACGAGGAATCCTGACTATCAACTCCCAGCCAAACATCAATGGCAAACCATCCACAGACCCCATTGTAGGCTGGGGGCCCAGCGCGGGTTATGTCTTCCAAAAG GCATACCTAGAGTTCTTCACCTCCAGTGAGATCGTCACGGCACTGCTGAAAGTGCTGAAGAAGTATGAGTTGAGAGTGAACTACCACATTGTCAATGTCAAG GGCCAGAATATCACCAATGCTCCAGATCTGCAACCCAATGCTGTCACCTGGGGCATCTTCCCAGGCAGagagatcatccagcccactGTAGTGGATCCTGTAAGCTTCCTCTCCTGGAAG gATGAGGCCTTTGCACTGTGGATCGAGCAATGGGCCAAGCTCTATGAAGAGGAGTCACCCTCTCGCATGATCATCCAGTACATCCATGACAACTACTACTTGGTCAACCTGGTGGACAATGACTTCCCACTTGAAAACTGCCTCTGGCAGGTTGTGGATGATACTTTTGAGCTGTTGAACTCTCCGACTCAGCAGTGA
- the MTHFR gene encoding methylenetetrahydrofolate reductase (NADPH) isoform X3, whose translation MGAGGPLFIDVTWHPAGDPGSDKETSSMIIANTAVNYCGLETILHMTCCNQTKDDITGHLQKAKRLGLKNIMALRGDPVGEEWEEEVDGFNYAVDLVKHIRNEFDDYFDICVAGYPKGHPEAESYEADLRHLKEKVFAGADFIITQLFFRSETFLKFMKDCQAIGITCPIIPGIFPIQGYHSLRQLVKLSKLEVPQEIKDVIEPIKDNDAAIRNYGVELAVSMCRELLDSGMVHGLHFYTLNREVATTEVLKRLGIWKEDPRRPLPWAVSAHPKRRVEDVRPIFWASRPKSYIYRTQEWDDFPNGRWGNSSSPAFGELKDYYLFYLKSKSPREELLKMWGEELTGEESVFEVFTCYITGEPNKNGHKVTCMPWNDDPLATETNLLKEQLEKVNRRGILTINSQPNINGKPSTDPIVGWGPSAGYVFQKAYLEFFTSSEIVTALLKVLKKYELRVNYHIVNVKGQNITNAPDLQPNAVTWGIFPGREIIQPTVVDPVSFLSWKDEAFALWIEQWAKLYEEESPSRMIIQYIHDNYYLVNLVDNDFPLENCLWQVVDDTFELLNSPTQQ comes from the exons ATGGGAGCAGGTGGCCCACTATTCATTGACGTGACGTGGCACCCTGCAGGGGACCCAGGATCTGACAAGGAAACCTCTTCCATGATCATTGCCAACACTGCGGTCAACTACTGTGGCCTGGAGACCATCCTGCACATGACATGCTGCAATCAGACCAAGGATGACATCACGGGGCATCTGCAGAAGGCCAAGAGGCTTGGGCTGAAGAACATCATGGCGTTGCGTGGAG ATCCTGTCGGTGAGGAATGGGAGGAAGAAGTAGATGGCTTCAACTATGCTGTTGACCTGGTTAAGCACATTCGCAATGAATTTGATGATTACTTTGACATCTGTGTGGCAG GCTACCCCAAGGGTCATCCTGAAGCAGAGAGCTATGAGGCAGACTTGAGGCACCTGAAGGAGAAAGTCTTTGCTGGCGCAGACTTCATCATTACACAGCTTTTCTTCCGATCAGAAACCTTTCTcaagttcatgaaggactgtcaAGCCATTGGCATCACCTGCCCCATTATTCCTGGCATCTTCCCCATACAG GGTTACCACTCCCTGCGCCAGCTGGTGAAGCTCTCCAAGCTGGAAGTGCCTCAAGAAATCAAAGATGTGATTGAACCCATCAAGGACAATGACGCAGCTATCCGGAACTACGGGGTGGAGCTGGCAGTGTCCATGTGCCGGGAGCTGTTGGATAGTGGCATGGTGCACGGGCTCCATTTTTACACCCTCAATCGGGAAGTGGCTACTACTGAAGTCCTTAAGCGGCTGGGCATTTGGAAGGAGGACCCGAG GCGGCCTCTGCCCTGGGCAGTCAGCGCTCACCCCAAGAGAAGAGTTGAAGATGTTCGGCCAATCTTCTGGGCCTCGAGGCCGAAGAGTTACATCTATCGAACTCAAGAATGGGACGATTTCCCCAATGGCCGATG GGGTAactcctcctctccagccttTGGGGAACTGAAGGACTATTATCTCTTCTACCTGAAGAGCAAGTCTCCCCGGGAGGAGCTCCTGAAGATGTGGGGAGAAGAGCTGACTGGTGAGGAAAGTGTCTTTGAGGTGTTCACGTGTTACATCACTGGAGAGCCCAACAAGAACGGGCACAAG GTTACATGTATGCCTTGGAATGACGACCCTCTTGCTACTGAAACCAACCTTCTGaaggagcagctggagaaggtTAACAGACGAGGAATCCTGACTATCAACTCCCAGCCAAACATCAATGGCAAACCATCCACAGACCCCATTGTAGGCTGGGGGCCCAGCGCGGGTTATGTCTTCCAAAAG GCATACCTAGAGTTCTTCACCTCCAGTGAGATCGTCACGGCACTGCTGAAAGTGCTGAAGAAGTATGAGTTGAGAGTGAACTACCACATTGTCAATGTCAAG GGCCAGAATATCACCAATGCTCCAGATCTGCAACCCAATGCTGTCACCTGGGGCATCTTCCCAGGCAGagagatcatccagcccactGTAGTGGATCCTGTAAGCTTCCTCTCCTGGAAG gATGAGGCCTTTGCACTGTGGATCGAGCAATGGGCCAAGCTCTATGAAGAGGAGTCACCCTCTCGCATGATCATCCAGTACATCCATGACAACTACTACTTGGTCAACCTGGTGGACAATGACTTCCCACTTGAAAACTGCCTCTGGCAGGTTGTGGATGATACTTTTGAGCTGTTGAACTCTCCGACTCAGCAGTGA